The Vigna unguiculata cultivar IT97K-499-35 chromosome 1, ASM411807v1, whole genome shotgun sequence nucleotide sequence aaatgttatgataagataaaaaatatattggagatgcgaatgagtttcatgacaaaccaaatatttagaagaaataaaaaatagaaagaatataaaatactttACCGTATACATTTATATGATCTATCTTTtcttactaatttaaataattatttataataaaaaactatttagtaataaaaaattatacaaattatttatttttataattttcttaatataaattatgtttCGGTACACCTAATAAATTCTATATCATTTCGATTTTGAAATCAAATGTAATTTAAATACTCATATCTCTTCACCTTCGAGATATCTTTTAATGACAAAACCATGACAAATATTTGtgcaaaattgaaatataagatAAAGAATTCGGAAATACAcctcttattaaaaaaaaaaatacaatctatatatatagatatatagaacaagatataaatatatacttctgatttggaaaataatttattataatcatttttaataaataaataaatagatctTTTGTGAGTTGATATGTTTTTTAAACTTAGTCCTTTTTTAATTAGAaagttatttacaaaataaataaaaactatttacaataaaattataaaaattaatatatttaattcctATATAAGTGATTATACTTTTGAAGAAAATTCAAAGTATCTTTATCAAAgtgaaaaattaatacatgGGTGGATTTAAtgtgaaaattgttataaattaaattggaaaaaatttggaaataaaaaatgaatatttgaaaataatgtgGATATGGTTTTAGATACTTCGAATCCTATGAAGAAgacataatttatttgaatcCTATTGAATCTCATATAGAAGAGAACCTTAAAAAgaaccattattttaaaataaaataattacatctCTACTTTTACCTATTTTTACCTATTAAATGAtcgttaatataattttaattattttataaattaaaattaaaattttatcattttaatagtacatttttaaatataaattattatttgtaataaaaaactataaaataataaaaaatatacaatttatttatttttgtaatcatttttaataagaattactttatagtttaataaatttttattaaaaaaaataaataaaaacacatgcGTATGCGCATAGTTCTTATAGTTCTTATGTTTTCACTActctttattatataaattattattttttagttttaagttaaattaataacaaaggaaaaaaaaaagaattataaaaggTTGCTTCAACCGAATTTAAATTTGactgatataattatttattatatctttctgttttttttaatctatcaacagaaaaaacatatatattgttattatttattaatatatcaaatattagCCTATATTATGAGTCTATTTAATCTCAGTGAGAAGTGAACATCTCATACAATTCATACTATATAtactagcgtaacacaggcgctatcgcgcctgtgtgtatgtattttttaaaatgcgtgatattataatattattaagttaatatatattttaaaattatatttattaaaaataaagtaaaatatatcaaaacagataaaagaataaccattgataaataaagaagaagagaagaaacagagacatctgattttataaaaagtttgtaaaagtaacggtcaattttttaaaatttaataaattgttatatttaaagggtaaaatcggtattttgaaaagtggacacaaaaaggggaatcccctttatatattgttatagattctCTCGTCGACTTAAGCATTAGAGAGACATGTGTTGGAACTCAATCCTCTTCTTTCTGAATCGGATGACAGTTGACCTCTCAGAGGACTCATCTCCAAAATCCTCGCCGGTTTCAGGTAAGAACAagtatgattatatttttactcATGTTTCTATCTtgtatatcaaataaattaaattacataatttttaaaacattctttcctatttttcttttcgCAAATTGTTTTCAccctattttaatttattttattttattttcctaaacATACAAACACAACGTCagtttttatcattaaataaaactaaacacatttaattttagtttggcCAAGCCAGCCATGAGTCATTCCTAATCCTTCCTTTAATCTTATCCAATTATACCCACCCACCTCTCTCTATCTAGCACCATCTATCTACATGCATGCTGTTGTGTCACCACGTCATATCCGATCAATTATGTTTCTTCATTCATCCTCTATCTTATAAAAAACCCTAGTCCGCAATGTTCGGACGATCCCACCATAGATTTTCATCAAGAACAAAAACTTTGTATTTTGCCTTCTTTGTCACAGGTCAACGGGTATAATATAATACCCAGCTGTCACCCAGCCACTTCTCACCCGCCACCAATGTTCTTTTGAACCACACCTGTGACCTTGTTCCGTTCCCACTACCCTTACaatcactaaaaaatatatataattttgtaaaaattaagttaatgttattttagaaatttaattttttaagcaaaaaatatttaataatttattttatcacataaataaagaattatttttaaaaaaattatccaatctcaaaaaaataaaatattgtaactTTTCCCTTTAAAAAGGTCATAAGGCTTCCATTTTGGGGTTTAGAACAGTTTGTGCTGGAAATTGATGACACCCATTCCTTGTTTCAAGATGTTTTTATGCTAGCTTCAGACTATTATGTTGGAATTGAAAGGTATTCATGGCCATTTgcttttgcttttatttttggAAGTTGTAATAGATAAACTAATTATTGGTTGTTGTAGTGGTTTAAATGGTTGAGAAGGtgtttgttaaaaaaaacaatattttgttggGTATAAAAAAATTCggttattattttgaaatatatattttataaaaatatgggatTATTGAAATATTAGAGGAATATATTAGTTGAAAATCCAGTCCGATAAATTAgcaaataatgtaaaattacgCGTAAATGTTtggatgaaaattaaaattagcaaTGATTGAAGAGGAAaagattaagaaaaagaaaagtgtaGGTTGAAATTGAAAGGGTGTAAAATGACAGGGGAGGAAGGGAATATCCGAAGCATATGAGATGGGAGGGGAATATTCGTGGGGAGATCCATCGGAGGGTGAATTTGGCGTAGGTGGAAGCAATAAATAGCGCACCAAACCATGCGTTGTtcttcaccaccaccaccaacaaaCCATCCGGCACCTTCCTCACCGCCACCTCCCTTTCCCTCtcctcctctctctctctccttccaCCCAAATGGCTCTCAAGGCCGTCCATGTCACCGACGTCCCTTCCCTTGACCACGTCCCCGAGAACGCCTCTCTCGCCCTCTGCTCCTCCCGCTTCCCCAACGGTTCTTACCgcctcttcttcttcccttcTCCTCTTcccttttcttgtttttcttcctAACGTGTTGTTCATAATCTTTAATGCAGGGGTGGAGATGGGTCGGAGTGGCTTCAAGATGCCCAAGTTCGTCGTCATCGGCCACAGGGGTAACGGCATGAACGTTCTGCAATCTTCGGATCGAAGAATGAGAGCCATAAAGGAAAATACCATTATGTCCTTCAACGCCGCCTCTACTTTTCCTCTTGATTTCATAGAATTTGACGTTCAGGTAACCCTTTCTGTTATTTTCCTCTTTCGCTTTCTGCATTCAATGCATTTCAACGTTCCACCCGCGCGCACCGTTTTCTCTTCTTGTGCGTCGCCATAACTACTTTTCTCCTTTTCCGATTTTGCCTCGGTGGCTTTTCTGTAAATATCTTGCCTTTCTCGGCCGTTTTTGAAACCGTCTGCTCCTTTTCTTCCGTCGAATCGGTGCTGATTTGACGcgttgcattttttttattgaaaaaatttgaaaagaaaacgaattgaaaaattaaagcGGAAAATGCACGTTTTTTTTTGTAGGTGACGAGAGATGATTGCCCCGTCATTTTCCACGACGATTTCATCTTCTCGGAGGAGAATgtgagtttttttcttttcgcaatgctttgttttttcttttcaatggGTCGAGTTTTTTCGGTTAGTTATGGTGGAATTAATGTGTGTTGCAGGGTGCTGTATTTGGAAGGAGGATCACAGAGCTGAGTCTCTCTGAGTTTCTTTCTTATGGGCCTCAGAGAGACAATGGCAATGAGGGAAAGGTTTTGCTAAGGAAAAAAGATGGGAAGATAATGCCATGGGATGTTGAACAAGACGACTCACTGTGCACTCTCCAAGAAGCTTTTGTGAAGGTGGAACCCGCTCTTGGTTTTAACATTGAGTTGAAGTTCGATGATCACATTGTCTATGAGCAAGATTATCTCGTCCATGTCCTTCAAACCATCTTAAAGGTACACAAAGAGAGTTAATTTTAAGCCTAAAATGTGTTCTGGGGACACCGAGTGTTTTGTTTCAGTTTTACATTTCAAAAGTGGTGACTTGGATCTCCTGTCAATTTCTTTGGTACTTGTGGGGTGCAGGTTGTGTTTGAATATGCCAAGGACAGACCTATTATCTTCTCAACATTCCAGCCAGATGCTGCCTTGCTCATCCGGAAATTGCAAAGCAACTACCCAGTTAGTTCTTTAATCCTTTTTAGTTGTTCTgggaaattattttatttctttaactgGATCTGATGTTGTGGTTAATTTGTTGGAACAACCAGGTTTTTTTCTTGACAAATGGGGGATGTGAAATCTATGAAGATGTGAGGAGAAACTCATTGGAGGAGGCCATGAAGCTCTCTGTGGAGAATGGATTGGAAGGAATTGTCTCAGAAATTAAAGGGATATTTAGAGATCCTGCTACAGTAACCAAGATAAAGGAGTCCAAGCTCTGTCTCCTTTCTTACGGCAAATTAAAGTATGCTTGTTTTGAGTACTCTCTTTCCTTTATTAATTGGTTGAGAAGAGAATGTTTTTTGGTGTAACATTTTTGCTGATTATTATCTTTGACATTGCAGCAATGTTCCTGAGGCAGTTTACATGCAACATCTAATGGGAATTGATGGAGTAATTGTGGATTTGGTTAAAGAAATCACCGAGGCCGTTGCAGATATGATAAAGCCAAAAAATGGTGGTGAAGGGGAGGGTTTGACGGAGGGAAGTGGGACGGTACAGGGTAACTCAAATCCACAATTTTCACAGCAGGATTTATCTTTCCTTTTGAAGCTTATCCCACAATTGAtacaaatttgaaaactaacAAGAGAAAGATGCGGCTTTTAATTGACTTGGCCTATTACAATATATACACTCAGTAGTTTACAGATGATATACACGGCCTTTCACAAAAGAGTGGAACCCTTTGGAGGGGTTCCATAAAAGCTCAACCCTTGTACatatgtttcttcttttctcttggGGATATAATGGAAAGATATTCTGTACGAATTAAGTAGTTTGAAGGACCTCGTGCAAATAGTGACAAAAATATCTCTATATTGCACCAATGTTGTTACACCGTTCTTGTATTATTGTCTACCATTTCAATGAGAACATACCAaactttctctcttcttcttcctaccAAGAATTTTTGCTGTGATTTTTAAATGTTGGTCTCTTTTTCGTGTTCTTATTATGGACAGAGTGTTATATGTTACGGATTGAGATAAGTTTCATCAAATCCTAGCAAACTTTAACTTGGATTGGATTGAATCGGTGTTCTTTGTATTTTACTGTgggttatattttaaaatatttccttTTCAATATCAATATTTTGATGTAACTTTTGAATATGATTCgattaaattaactatttaaacaaaattgaattagaaatactaatttGATGCGTAAGTGAGGGAAACGTAAAATGATGTTTGAGTGAAAATAAAGGAAGATAAAACAATGTTTACGACATCGaacagtttaaaaaaaaaattatattaaggaATTGATTTTTGGTTGAGTTAATGTATTAATACAGGATAAAATAACCTATGAATATAGTTATTATTAACGTGTTTAATTTGGATTATTGTTAGCGTATAGGTTTTAGACtgttataataacaaaaaaaattgagttcTAACTTTTCGAAaaagatattactaatttatccTATCCACTTTTAGAAGTATTTGACGAAAATTCTGAGTTTAAAAGTGATCtgttgtcattttttttctccgAATTATTCTCTACTTCAACAAAATTCATTTGTCCAATTTAATATCCTTTTGAATTTTCGTGTGGCAGGTTGACTTTTTGTACTCAGTAATGAAGCTATTATTTGAAGTGCAAAGCGATGAACATGTTAAGGGATGACGAGGAAGTTCAAGTCCCGCGGATCGGCTCACTAAAATTTAGGGGGGGTGGATgctaatttcaatttcttaaatatgtttcttttcttGGCTCGATgcttctaaaattaaaaataaaaagtagtttaatagaattttttttattatattaattcaaagataaaaaattaataattaatacttagttttaattattaattataataaaataacttaatatgtaaaattaataatcttatcatttatttaattaaagataatagTTAATTAAGGATTTATAAAAAGATACATTaagtgaaattttaaacaatacatattaaaaaaaagattataaaaaaactgGTGAGCTCACACAAACTCATCCTCTAACGAGATGGAATGCGTTAAGATTTCAAATGATGGTGGACAGGATTAAAGTAGGTTGTCTCATTTTATCGCCTATAAGATAtttaatataagtatatttttatataattaatttgtttagtaaatatatattgtgGAACACatcatttatgttatttatgttataaCGTTACAGATAACATTAGTAATATATCATtccaactataaatattataatacaattaaaaagcatatggtttataaaaaatatttataaatataaaaaatactaaaatgaaaatatttttttagttttttataattcttCTTCTACGTACAATGTCACATATTCTTGTGTCAAATATAAAGTTAAAtggaagtaaataaaataatatataattcaaaataagtaaaagatTTAATATAACATACATGAATTTATCAAGATTAGCATAGAAAGACTTAATCTTATTATCCTTTATGTTATTTGTTGAAGGAACACACTAGCAATATTTTTAGAAGACTAAGATCTCTTTCAATCTTTTGCTCcaaaatctctctctctctctctctctctctctttgtcTCTCTTGCTCTCTCttatctctctttctctttccttcTCACTTTCTCACCTAACTCACATTTATTACTTCACTCATCCCTTCCATGTATTTATAAGCAATGCACATGTGTCATAATCCACCAAGGCGAAGTCAAAGTCATTATGACTTACTTTATCTTCTTTCTTTGCACCTTCCTATCACATTCATACATATTTACAAGCTAAAATTTTTCAAAGTAATCCATGTGCATTTAATGCAAAATATTTCTTCTTgtcttgttatcttctttttttttttcttaagttacTTAATTATCTTTTGGCTTCTTTTATACTTCACCAATTTATAGGCCAAATTacaattcattttgaatttCACATAATGATTACTTCcattaatgaagagataatGCTTCTCTCTTTAGCTTATatagttctttttcttttcttttgttttttttttatatgttcaaACTATGTCTAGATACAATACGAAACAATAGTAAAAATGCAAGAATTTATAAGTCTTATCTTCAAAATAAGCAATAGAGTTTATCAaaagtagggatgttacatttcttCCATTCTTTTAGGAATTTTGTCCCCGAAATTCACTTGGTTGTAAAAAGATGGGGATACATCTCTTTCATATTACTTTTTAACTCCTAAGTTGCATTACCTTCATCTCTTTGACTCCACAATACCTTTACCTGAGGTATATCCTTTCCCTAAAGTGTCTTAATCCGTTGATCTCCAATCTTCATGGGAAGCACATCATACGTAaggttttcttatatttgtaCTATATCAGGTTCTATCATATGAAGAGggtcatgaatatatttacgaAGTTGGGACACATGAAACACACTATGAAGTTTTGAAAGGCTTGGAAGTAAAGCAATTTGGTAGGCAACACAACCAATCCGTTTAAGGATTTGACAAGGACCAATGAATTTGGAtgaaagttttcttaatttgaGAGCTCAACCAACCCTAGTTACAAGTGTAACTTTTAAGAAAACATTGTCTCCTTCTTGAAACTCAAAGGGTTTTCTTTGTTTGTCATAATAACTTTTTTGTCTACCTTGagaagttttcatcttttccctaatcaatttaatcttaggcttaaatacctctttggtccttattttcacATAGTTTGTTGCGgttggtcctcatttttttgGAATGTTTacaatggtcatcatttttagCTGTTTAAATGAGTAACAAAGCACTATACATGTGGCATTGTTTTCATTACGTCTaccattttttaattacttggaCTGTTTGTGAATAGTGAGGTGGACAAATGAGTTTTATAATTAGGGATTTGGGAAAAACCTATAATTAGGGATTTTAGGAGCATAAGAGTTGCAAATTCTCTTCATGGTTGCTGCCTTTGCATGCTGGTGACAACTTGAATGTTCGATCAAGTGATGATGCTACCTCTTCAGAAAATGTAGAGGATGTATTTGAACGTAGGAAAGATGAAAACAATGATCAATATGGAAGGAAAATTTTCGACCATGTATTTAGGTATAACATTGAATTAGCCTTCTCTAATGAAGAGACATGGTAAAATTCGTAATAGACCAAAGTCTATATACAACAAGGATGTTCTCTATTGTGTCCATGTCAATATGCAAGATTGTTAGCAATTTTAAGAACTTTGGAATACCATACGGAAAAGATGAAGAGGTTGTTAGAGTTTGTCATGGGAGAGAAGCCTGTAGTGAAGTTTTTATTGGGAGAGAGAAGGGTTCTATTATGAGATGGTTTCCATGGAGAGTTTGAGATGTTGAAGGATGAGAATTGTTGTTAAGAGAAAGAGGATTGAAGAttaaagaggaagaagaagaaggtgaggaagaagaaggaaggGGGGAGTGAGACATGGTTTCAATCCTAAATTCTTAATTACAGGCTTTCCCAAAATCCTTAATCcctaattataaaactaatttatccACCTCACTATACATGTAATAAACAAAATGAAGACGTAATACAAATAGTGCCACCTGTACAGTGCTTCGTTACCCATTTATACGACGTGAcataaaaggaccaaattaaacacaaattgcaaaaatgagaaccattttaaacatttgaaaaaaattacgaCCAACGACAACAAACACTGCGAAAACGAGGACCAAataggtatttaagccttactCTTATTAATTGCTTCTTCAATTATCTCCCAAAACTAAAGAATTTCTATTCTCATACCAACACAACGGGGTTATACATCTTCTCCAATATAGAGCCTCGTATAAAGCCACTCCTATGCTTGAGTGGAAACTGTTGTTATATGTAAACTTTGTCAATGGTAGAAATTGATCCCAACTTCCAGTTTGTTCTAAGCACCCGCTCTCAACAATTCCTCTAAAGATAAGATAGTCCTTTCAGATTATCCATCAATTTGAGGGTGATAAATTGAACTAAGTCTAAATTTTATTCACAGGGCTTTTTGTAGAGTATCCCAAAATTTAGAGGTGAAACAAGGGTccctaacaaaaattaaactagAAGGTACAACATATAACTtgataatttagtttatatacaAATAACTAACTTTTTTAAGGTATAAAGTGAGCAAATTTTGTTAATCTATCTACAAAGACCCAAATTGCATCATGGCCAGACACAATCTTTGCTAAACCTGTCTTAAAATCCATGGATATGCTTTTCTATTTCCATAATGGAACATCTAAGGATTTCAATTCTCCATAAGGCTTTAtatgttcaacttttgttttctgacaCACTACACAATGTGCGAAACTCAACCACTACTTTCTTCATCCCAGACCACCTaaacattttcttcaagtcTTGAATCATCTTTCTAG carries:
- the LOC114194240 gene encoding glycerophosphodiester phosphodiesterase GDPD1, chloroplastic-like; translated protein: MALKAVHVTDVPSLDHVPENASLALCSSRFPNGVEMGRSGFKMPKFVVIGHRGNGMNVLQSSDRRMRAIKENTIMSFNAASTFPLDFIEFDVQVTRDDCPVIFHDDFIFSEENGAVFGRRITELSLSEFLSYGPQRDNGNEGKVLLRKKDGKIMPWDVEQDDSLCTLQEAFVKVEPALGFNIELKFDDHIVYEQDYLVHVLQTILKVVFEYAKDRPIIFSTFQPDAALLIRKLQSNYPVFFLTNGGCEIYEDVRRNSLEEAMKLSVENGLEGIVSEIKGIFRDPATVTKIKESKLCLLSYGKLNNVPEAVYMQHLMGIDGVIVDLVKEITEAVADMIKPKNGGEGEGLTEGSGTVQGNSNPQFSQQDLSFLLKLIPQLIQI